TTAGAATTAATTCGCAGGGAAAAGAAAATTCCAAAAGATGATTTTTCTAAAAGTGCGACAATTAATTCTTTATTAGAGAAAAAATATATCAAAGAAATTTACGATGACGAGAAAGCACCTTCATTTAGTTCATTTTATGCATCGGATAACGACAACGAAAAACTCGTTCAAGAAATTTTAGATTCAGAAGAAAAAAATATCCTGGTGGAGACAGATAATAATTTAAAGGAATTCCGCTTTGCTATCGATATTGCTAAAGAAACATTAAAAAGAAATAAAAGTATTCTTATTATTTCTCCAAATATTAGTTTAGCTAATCCTTTTATCGAATTTTTAAATATGAATTTCAAAGACAATCTTGTCATTTTATCGTCAAATAAAGGGAAAGAAAGAATAGCTGCTTTAAAAAGAATTAATAATGAGAGCAATATTGTTATTTATGGTGATAAATATGCTGTTTTTGCTCCAATAAAAGATTTGGGCTTGATTCTTGTTTTTCAAGAAGAAAATTATCTTTATAAAGATGAAAAATTGTTTTTGAATTACAAAGATATCGCTTTAAAGTCAAATTATAAGACTGTTTTATTTTCTAAATGTCCAAAGCTTATGACCAAAGCTAAACAGTTAAAAGGATATTTAAAAGGTTATTCTTTTAAAGCACAGAATTTAGTTCAATATAAATTGATACAAAAAGAAGATGATGTTATTCCTGTAGAACTTTTATATCGAATTTCCGAATGTTTAAAAAATAAAGAGCAGGTTTTAATCTTTCATAATAGTCGGGGAACTTCACCTTTTTATAAATGTGATAAATGTTCGAAATTTGCTATTTGTCCAAGCTGTGGAAATACTTTAACTTATTATGAAGATGATAATAGACTAAGTTGTTTAAGCTGTGGTTACCATATTGAAGCTTCCGAATATTATTGTTCTTCCTGTGGTGGAAAAGAATTTTCTAAAAGTGGAATAGGAACGATGGGAATTCAGAAATATCTGGAGGAAAAGTTTAAAAACGCCAAGATTTCTCGACTTGATGCGGATTCATATAAAGATAAGGATTACCATATGGATTTATCAGCCTTTGCTACTGGTGATAATGATATTATTGTTGGAACAAAAGAATTGAAAGAAAATTATCTTCTTCCAAAAGTTAAACTTATTATTGTTATGGATATCGATTGGATATTTAAATCATCATCCTATAATATCGAAGAGAACTATTATGAAATATTGAACTCTTTACTGAATTCAGCAAGACTTGATACTTCGGCGTATATAATTACTTCTGATCCGACATTTTTACCTTTGAATATAATTGCGCAACAAGATTATCAAAAATTTTATGAATATACTTTGAACAAAAGAAGAATGATAATGGCACCGCCTTATTATTATCTAATCGCTTTAAGACTTTTTGCTCGAGATAAAAACTTTTTACTCAATGTTTCTGATAAGGTATATAGTTTTTTCGAGGGAAAATTCAAAGGGAGAAAAGTATTTTTAATCGGACCATATAATGTGAAATTTTTCAAAAAGCAACGTGGATATAAATCACTTATCATGATAAAATATAGAAAGCGTGAAGATATTGAAGATGTTATTAAAGCATTTTTAAATATGCGGCTACCAAAAGGTATAGGGTTAGAAATCGATGTTGACCCAGAAGGAGAATAAAATGATAATTATTAGAAATTATGGCTTGGAATCCGAAGCTGTCCGCGATATATCAGCTTCTTATACAATCCCTGTAGCCAAGCTTTTTAAAGTAAAAGAAGATGAAGTGGTATTTTTAACAGAACGCGGATACCTCATTCAAAATGGAGAAGACCAAACTGATTATTTCTCCTATGTTGAAGTTTTATATCCTAGCAATATAAAGATTGATAAAGAAGCTGTCAATGATGTTTTAAAAGAAATTTATAGCAAATTTACTTTCCATACTATCATTCGTTTCATTCCATTTAAAGAAGAAGATTCTTTCTTTAATTTAAATGAAGATTATCCACAATATATGACTCCTGAAAATACTGTTCATATCGAACATGAACATGAAGATGAGGATGAGGATGAAGAAGAGGAAGAATATCCAGATCTTTATGAAGGAGATATCTTCGAACATCTCGAAGAAGATTTAAATAAGTAATTCTAGGTGCATTTAATGCACCTATATTTTTGTGAGGAAAAAATGAAGAAAAAAAGCAAATTATTTTCTTATTTTAACGGATTGAAATTTCAAGCTTTCTTAGCTCCTTTTTTTAAACTTTTAGAAGCGATATTTGAACTTCTTGTTCCATTTATTGTCTCTGATATTATGAATGTTGGGGTTGAAAATGGTGATACTCATTATATCATTGTGAGATTTATCGTTTTGGTTGTCCTCGCTTTTTGCGGCTTAGGTTTTGCTTTAACCGCCCAATATTTTTCTTCTTATGTTGCCAATAAATACGCCTGCCGATTGAGACAAGGCGTATTTGAACATGTGCAGACCTTATCTTTTAAAGATTTGGATACTTTGGGAAATTCAACTATTCTGACGAGAATGACAAGCGATGTCAATCAGATTCAAAGTGGAATAAATATGTTCCTACGTCTTTTCTTAAGATCACCATTTATTGTTT
This region of Firmicutes bacterium CAG:345 genomic DNA includes:
- a CDS encoding primosomal protein n (product inferred by homology to UniProt); translated protein: MTKVVYVTFFDQLTDKDIIMPFLAKTTKVIGFSSRVIIKYKYSSHKEAYVYEIKEEENLSYPYIDEIVDDFPLLEDKKEDIEKTADYYFCSVYKILERLLPFPKKEEEYRKVFYVPCSPTPLNKINKREYELLELIRREKKIPKDDFSKSATINSLLEKKYIKEIYDDEKAPSFSSFYASDNDNEKLVQEILDSEEKNILVETDNNLKEFRFAIDIAKETLKRNKSILIISPNISLANPFIEFLNMNFKDNLVILSSNKGKERIAALKRINNESNIVIYGDKYAVFAPIKDLGLILVFQEENYLYKDEKLFLNYKDIALKSNYKTVLFSKCPKLMTKAKQLKGYLKGYSFKAQNLVQYKLIQKEDDVIPVELLYRISECLKNKEQVLIFHNSRGTSPFYKCDKCSKFAICPSCGNTLTYYEDDNRLSCLSCGYHIEASEYYCSSCGGKEFSKSGIGTMGIQKYLEEKFKNAKISRLDADSYKDKDYHMDLSAFATGDNDIIVGTKELKENYLLPKVKLIIVMDIDWIFKSSSYNIEENYYEILNSLLNSARLDTSAYIITSDPTFLPLNIIAQQDYQKFYEYTLNKRRMIMAPPYYYLIALRLFARDKNFLLNVSDKVYSFFEGKFKGRKVFLIGPYNVKFFKKQRGYKSLIMIKYRKREDIEDVIKAFLNMRLPKGIGLEIDVDPEGE
- a CDS encoding unknown (no significant homology to UniProt): MIIIRNYGLESEAVRDISASYTIPVAKLFKVKEDEVVFLTERGYLIQNGEDQTDYFSYVEVLYPSNIKIDKEAVNDVLKEIYSKFTFHTIIRFIPFKEEDSFFNLNEDYPQYMTPENTVHIEHEHEDEDEDEEEEEYPDLYEGDIFEHLEEDLNK